One window from the genome of Cryptomeria japonica chromosome 6, Sugi_1.0, whole genome shotgun sequence encodes:
- the LOC131044224 gene encoding uncharacterized protein LOC131044224 yields the protein MSKPKNLGVGNNFKQMVCIPEQSVTAGAGAGAGAIVDYKESEGPSLKENEAEDLEIKLRRIIENVPLRVNNTSGSSAGSGSGDFHQYRQMRRREQDRLARMDADYEKRKELEEFNARREERVRAAEERTAKKRAKRQKKKDKGRQKKKKIDSSVSGQPENVQPDSAEEDSFDSDSADEGQRRPIAKVKQGYQANLS from the exons ATGTCGAAGCCGAAGAATTTGGGGGTTGGAAACAACTTCAAGCAGATGGTTTGTATTCCTGAACAGAGTGTAACAGCAGGAGCAGGAGCAGGAGCAGGAGCAATTGTTGATTACAAAGAGTCAGAAGGTCCATCGCTAAAAGAGAATGAAGCAGAAGACCTGGAAATCAAGCTCAGACGCATCATTGAGAATGTACCCCTAAGAGTCAACAACACTTCCGGCAGTTCTGCAGGTTCTGGCTCCGGTGATTTTCATCAG TACAGACAGATGAGACGAAGAGAACAAGATAGGCTTGCTCGTATGGATGCAGACTACGAGAAGAGGAAAGAATTGGAAGAATTTAATGCAAGACGGGAAGAAAGGGTAAGAGCTGCAGAAGAGCGAACTGCAAAGAAAAGAGCAAAACGTCAGAAGAAAAAAGACAAGGGGagacagaaaaagaaaaaaatagattcTTCAGTTTCAGGTCAACCAGAAAATGTTCAGCCAGATTCGGCTGAAGAAGACTcttttgattctgattctgctgATGAAGGCCAAAGGAGGCCTATAGCAAAGGTTAAACAAGGATACCAAGCAAATCTGAGTTAA